A genomic stretch from Spirochaetaceae bacterium includes:
- a CDS encoding GNAT family N-acetyltransferase, producing the protein MLLVRSYREEDLSEILKLHSDTIAAINSRDYTPEQIAVWNYKDELTYQLWQNILAASYTMVAESDGQIVGFANMFLEQGYIDRFYVHKNYQRKGVGQALLVALEARAKEEKLAKLTVESSITAKDFFEHNGFKLVLQQQKELSGVTLTNYVMEKVLITEN; encoded by the coding sequence CGGAGTTACCGCGAAGAAGATTTATCCGAAATTTTAAAACTTCATAGCGATACCATAGCGGCTATTAACAGCAGGGATTATACCCCCGAACAAATAGCCGTATGGAATTATAAAGACGAACTTACCTATCAGTTGTGGCAAAATATTTTAGCGGCCAGTTATACAATGGTAGCCGAAAGCGATGGCCAAATTGTAGGCTTTGCCAATATGTTTTTAGAGCAAGGTTATATCGATAGGTTTTATGTGCATAAAAATTATCAGCGCAAAGGGGTAGGGCAGGCTTTACTAGTGGCCTTAGAGGCTCGGGCTAAAGAAGAAAAGCTGGCTAAACTTACCGTAGAGTCTTCTATTACAGCTAAAGATTTTTTTGAACATAACGGTTTTAAACTGGTATTACAGCAGCAAAAAGAGCTAAGCGGGGTTACCTTAACCAATTATGTGATGGAAAAAGTTTTAATAACCGAAAATTAA